AGGAATACTACGGCCTATTCCGCGATCAGTACAATCCCGACATGTCGCTGCCGGATTCAGTGATCGAAGAGTTGCTCGCGGTGGAAACTTTTCGCGCCAAGGAAAAAGACGGCATCAAAACGAATATTACTTTGTTGCGCGATTGGAGTTTCGCCGAGAAGGCACGGCGGTGACGAGAAGATCTTTCAAATCGTTTAAGCCGTTGGTTCGGCTCACACGACGCGCGCGTCGAAAATCGAAAAGGGCGATCGCCGGTCGCCACTACCTCTACTTCGCCGGTAGAAACGCCGGATCGACGAAACTCTCCCAGGGTTTTTTCTCCGGGATCATTTTGTCTTCGAACAGCAGGCGGATCATTTCCGCCATACCCGGACCGTCGACGGCGCCTTCGAGGCGGAAGGATTTGTTGTCCGGGATCATGAATTTATAAGTTTGCGTCGCCAGCGCGTCATCGATTTTTAAATTTTTCGTCATCAGCTCGACCATCGGTTTTTCATTCATCGGATCGTTCATCCAACGCATGGCCTGGCCGATGGCGCGCATGAAGCGCGTGAGCATGGGGCGGTTTTGCGCCAGCGATTTGGTCTGGGCGAAGAAAGAGGTGTACTGTAAGTTTTTGATCTCATCGGAATACTTGAGCAGCACCTTGCGGCCGGCTTCCACCGATTTGAAGTTGAACGGCGGCGCTTCGGCCAACGATGCGGCGGCGGCGCCGGCGGCGACCGCTTGAAATCTTTCCGGGCTGCCGCCGACAAAAACCAAAGTGTAAGCCGACGGCGGAATCCCCTGGCGCTGCATGACGTCTTTGAAGATCGTCGTCGTGATGCTCGCCAACGAAGCTGCGGCGATCCTTTGTCCCTTGAGATCGGTAAGAGTTTTGAACTGCGGCTGGCTGATCACTTCGTAAGGATAGCCGTAGTTTGAACCGCCGATGATTTTCAGCTCGCCGCCGCGCGACGCGGCGATGACGCCAAAGTGGGTGCCGGAACGCGCTAGATCGACGCTGCCGGCGAGCAGCGCTTTGATGACCAGATCGGGCTGCATGAATTGAACCTCGACCTCGAGGTTTTCCTTGGCGTAGAAGCCTTTTTCCTTGGCGACCACGTGGTCCAAGTCCAACGCGGTTGGATTGGTCGAACTTAAGCTCAGTTTATCGGCGGCGAATGATTGGACCGATGGGCCGAATAAGCTTATCACGACGATCAAGATGAGTTTTGCTATGGACCGTTTCATTTTCCTGTTCCTCGCTT
The genomic region above belongs to Deltaproteobacteria bacterium and contains:
- a CDS encoding ABC transporter substrate-binding protein, whose amino-acid sequence is MKRSIAKLILIVVISLFGPSVQSFAADKLSLSSTNPTALDLDHVVAKEKGFYAKENLEVEVQFMQPDLVIKALLAGSVDLARSGTHFGVIAASRGGELKIIGGSNYGYPYEVISQPQFKTLTDLKGQRIAAASLASITTTIFKDVMQRQGIPPSAYTLVFVGGSPERFQAVAAGAAAASLAEAPPFNFKSVEAGRKVLLKYSDEIKNLQYTSFFAQTKSLAQNRPMLTRFMRAIGQAMRWMNDPMNEKPMVELMTKNLKIDDALATQTYKFMIPDNKSFRLEGAVDGPGMAEMIRLLFEDKMIPEKKPWESFVDPAFLPAK